A region of Chloracidobacterium sp. DNA encodes the following proteins:
- a CDS encoding PD40 domain-containing protein yields the protein MSLKTQSFTFEGFLLDTKEKVLVKDGKPLPVTPKAFLLLSILVENHGLLVEKNDLISQVWPDSFVEEGNLTFTIGLLRKTLGDDSRKPRFIETVPRRGYRFIAEISEAPVEIATQPRVIEQPTTKYRRYAAFAALCIFLLCTLATGTWLAKTQVFGSASIPILDANFRSEKFSSSGKTLHAVISPDGNLAAYIDETGGKLSVWLRKLETSENTLLVPPSDEFYFGLVFANDGQSLYFVRKPPGGNEREATSIYRISLLGGVPEKIIAFTEGWISLSPDDRQISFVRCQYKENDFCSLMIADTTGQNERKIHTTAKRVRISDNQFSPDGKSIVFASGVSDNGAKDFHLAKIDLQNGMESAISSPAFFNIHSLKLLPDGETLLVTAQETLDGQSKLWQISMTTGETRSLTKDSASFRGISLTKDASRMMSTQVSEDFQLFLSSQGLTKGLTRAREAVFSPDGNIVYFTQDGNIWGINREGGEQRQLTNSPHKDHSPCVSPDGSTVFFNSTRSGTNQVWRMNSDGSNQTAMTKTEGGLPVFVSPDGQWVYYEANKLHTLWKVSTKTGEEVQVSDHKVHRPALSPDGTLAAFFTRKSEKEERTSIAVMQVADKNIVKVFDFADARSLPVRIAWSMDNRTFSYVTWSEQGNTLWEQSLDDAEPRHVADLGDKEVEYYSLAPDNNSYIFTRGEWLHTAVLIDGLQ from the coding sequence ATGTCGTTGAAAACACAGAGCTTTACGTTTGAAGGCTTTCTTCTCGATACTAAGGAAAAAGTCTTAGTGAAAGACGGTAAACCGCTGCCGGTTACGCCAAAGGCCTTTCTACTGCTCTCAATTCTGGTCGAAAATCACGGTCTTTTGGTCGAAAAGAATGACTTGATAAGCCAGGTCTGGCCGGATAGTTTTGTTGAGGAGGGCAATCTTACCTTCACTATTGGACTCCTGCGAAAGACGCTTGGCGATGACTCACGCAAACCTCGTTTCATTGAAACCGTTCCACGGCGCGGCTATCGTTTCATTGCGGAGATCAGCGAAGCACCGGTTGAAATAGCTACACAACCTAGAGTCATCGAGCAACCAACGACGAAGTACAGACGTTATGCGGCATTTGCTGCATTATGCATTTTCCTGCTCTGCACACTCGCGACGGGAACGTGGCTGGCTAAAACTCAAGTATTTGGGTCGGCTTCGATACCGATTTTGGATGCCAATTTTCGTTCCGAGAAATTTTCGAGTTCGGGCAAAACGTTACACGCCGTCATTTCGCCGGATGGCAACCTCGCTGCATATATCGATGAGACCGGCGGCAAATTAAGCGTTTGGCTAAGAAAATTAGAAACTTCAGAAAATACGCTGCTTGTTCCGCCGAGTGACGAATTTTATTTCGGGCTTGTTTTTGCTAACGACGGTCAATCCCTTTACTTTGTGCGAAAACCTCCGGGCGGAAACGAGAGGGAGGCAACGAGCATTTATCGCATATCGCTCCTCGGCGGCGTGCCTGAAAAAATAATAGCCTTTACCGAGGGCTGGATCAGTCTCTCGCCCGACGACCGGCAAATTTCCTTTGTTCGTTGCCAGTATAAGGAAAACGACTTCTGTTCCCTGATGATCGCCGACACCACCGGCCAAAACGAGCGTAAAATACACACGACTGCCAAACGTGTTCGGATCAGCGATAACCAGTTTTCGCCCGACGGTAAATCGATCGTTTTTGCGAGTGGAGTATCCGACAACGGCGCAAAAGATTTTCACCTTGCCAAGATCGATCTGCAAAATGGAATGGAATCCGCAATTTCATCACCTGCTTTTTTTAATATTCACAGTTTGAAGTTGTTGCCTGATGGGGAAACTCTCCTCGTGACGGCTCAGGAAACCCTTGACGGACAGTCAAAACTCTGGCAAATTTCAATGACGACCGGCGAAACGCGATCTCTCACAAAAGATTCTGCTAGTTTCAGGGGCATTAGTTTAACGAAAGATGCTAGCCGGATGATGTCCACGCAAGTTAGCGAGGATTTTCAGCTATTCCTTTCGTCTCAAGGGCTAACAAAAGGTTTGACTCGCGCTCGTGAGGCGGTTTTCTCTCCCGATGGAAACATCGTTTACTTTACACAGGATGGCAACATCTGGGGTATTAACCGCGAAGGAGGCGAACAACGCCAGCTAACTAACAGCCCTCACAAAGATCATTCTCCCTGCGTCTCACCCGACGGGAGCACAGTCTTTTTCAATTCAACCCGCTCCGGAACAAATCAGGTTTGGCGGATGAATTCTGATGGAAGCAATCAAACAGCAATGACAAAAACGGAAGGCGGTTTGCCGGTATTCGTTTCGCCGGACGGACAATGGGTTTATTACGAGGCGAACAAGCTGCATACACTGTGGAAGGTCTCCACGAAAACCGGCGAGGAGGTTCAGGTTTCTGATCACAAGGTCCATCGGCCCGCACTTTCACCCGATGGGACCTTAGCCGCCTTTTTTACTCGAAAGAGTGAAAAGGAGGAGAGGACAAGCATTGCCGTGATGCAGGTTGCCGATAAAAATATAGTGAAAGTTTTCGACTTTGCCGACGCCCGTTCACTTCCTGTGAGGATCGCATGGTCGATGGATAATCGTACATTTAGCTATGTGACTTGGAGCGAGCAAGGTAATACTTTGTGGGAGCAGTCGCTGGACGATGCCGAACCTCGTCATGTCGCCGATCTAGGCGATAAAGAAGTTGAATACTATTCACTTGCTCCCGACAATAATTCTTACATCTTTACCCGCGGCGAATGGTTACATACTGCGGTATTGATCGATGGTCTTCAATAA